From Halomicrobium salinisoli, the proteins below share one genomic window:
- a CDS encoding HEAT repeat domain-containing protein — MTTGDADGIRDVDPTETPPAEIDLDLVRAGLESENNLDRTQAAQVVSTMAAEDPALVEPLVPTLVGLFDDERTVVLKEVLFALSVLAEDDPDHVADDVGGLIDLLDHDVPLIRSVAARALRPVAVDRPAVFAAHVDDLLTVVERPVEDPTEGYEPDPNAHSAQVRTINDVRDKAERRQLAARAVAAHVVVAVADRDAAAVTDHVDRLADLLDDDSPAVTAAAADALASVAEDDPDAVAGVTDALIGTFDSPDDPTRASAVAVLGFVGDEAAVEPLRELADDDEADEDLRELAAETAAFVEDG; from the coding sequence ATGACAACGGGTGACGCGGACGGGATCAGAGACGTCGATCCGACGGAGACGCCGCCGGCGGAGATCGACCTCGACCTCGTCCGGGCGGGGCTGGAGAGCGAGAACAACCTCGACCGGACCCAGGCCGCCCAGGTGGTCTCGACGATGGCGGCCGAGGACCCGGCACTGGTCGAGCCGCTCGTCCCGACGCTGGTGGGGCTGTTCGACGACGAGCGGACGGTCGTCCTCAAGGAGGTGCTGTTCGCCCTCTCGGTTCTGGCCGAGGACGACCCCGACCACGTCGCCGACGACGTCGGCGGCCTGATCGACCTGCTGGACCACGACGTCCCGCTGATCCGGTCCGTCGCTGCCCGGGCGCTCCGGCCCGTCGCCGTCGACCGGCCAGCGGTCTTCGCGGCGCACGTCGACGACCTGCTGACCGTCGTCGAGCGGCCCGTCGAGGACCCGACCGAGGGGTACGAGCCGGACCCCAACGCCCACAGCGCCCAGGTCCGGACGATCAACGACGTCCGGGACAAGGCCGAGCGGCGCCAGCTGGCCGCCCGAGCCGTCGCAGCCCACGTCGTGGTGGCGGTGGCCGACCGCGACGCGGCGGCGGTGACGGACCACGTGGACCGGCTGGCCGACCTGCTGGACGACGACAGCCCGGCCGTCACGGCCGCCGCGGCCGACGCCCTGGCCAGCGTGGCCGAGGACGACCCCGACGCCGTGGCCGGCGTCACGGACGCGCTGATCGGGACCTTCGATAGCCCGGACGACCCGACGCGGGCCAGCGCCGTCGCGGTGCTGGGCTTCGTCGGCGACGAGGCCGCCGTCGAGCCGCTGCGCGAGCTGGCGGACGACGACGAGGCCGACGAGGACCTGCGCGAACTGGCCGCGGAGACGGCCGCGTTCGTCGAGGACGGCTAG
- a CDS encoding DUF7405 family protein, whose translation MDFERFRAVSRRDFVASAVAIGGTSALAACQDRERAATETGTDGDGGDGDGALDLPRPEDPSDRPNGLHRWNDYLVRNAHGNTVLPRHQVVLGLSYEGSVPPTDEEREQVRTALSTLDRAYQWGTGGNQGSSLSDGLLWMLGYSQRYFDRLDADPDALLSPEAVLDAVGEDASLADPFDAVLVLNADYGSVVIAAEEALWGGIDRLNGVDVEATLSGVFSRAEKRTGVTGKGVVAEELDNDDVPDEAPLSMGYRSGFVDNQAPEDRVTLEDGPFAGGTTLAASRLHIDLDRWYDQDTEERAAEMFCPAHDLEEVGETAERLGTSSRITPEDADSVADHAEEYSRIGHSQKVARARDDEFVPKIIRRSEGVATDVAEGAGFNFTSIQADVRDFVEVRTAMHPEEYDVDLDADDHGIVDYLETKARTALIVPPRDRVALPEP comes from the coding sequence ATGGATTTCGAGCGGTTTCGGGCCGTGTCCCGACGTGACTTCGTGGCGTCGGCCGTGGCCATCGGGGGGACGAGCGCTCTCGCAGCCTGCCAGGACCGCGAGCGGGCCGCGACGGAGACGGGGACCGACGGCGACGGCGGGGACGGCGACGGGGCGCTCGACCTGCCCCGGCCGGAGGACCCGTCCGATCGGCCGAACGGGCTGCATCGGTGGAACGACTACCTCGTGCGCAACGCGCACGGCAACACGGTGCTGCCGCGCCACCAGGTCGTGCTGGGCCTCTCCTACGAGGGGTCGGTTCCGCCGACCGACGAGGAGCGCGAGCAGGTCCGGACCGCGCTGTCGACGCTGGACCGCGCGTACCAGTGGGGGACCGGAGGGAACCAGGGGTCCTCGCTGAGCGACGGGCTCCTCTGGATGCTGGGCTACTCACAGCGGTACTTCGACCGGCTGGACGCCGACCCCGACGCGCTGCTCTCGCCCGAAGCGGTGCTGGACGCCGTGGGCGAGGACGCGTCGCTGGCGGACCCCTTCGACGCCGTCCTCGTGCTGAACGCGGACTACGGGTCCGTCGTCATCGCCGCGGAGGAGGCGCTGTGGGGCGGGATCGACCGGCTCAACGGCGTCGACGTCGAGGCGACGCTTTCGGGGGTCTTCTCCCGGGCGGAGAAGCGCACGGGCGTCACCGGCAAGGGGGTCGTCGCTGAGGAACTGGACAACGACGACGTCCCCGACGAAGCGCCCCTCTCGATGGGCTACCGGTCGGGCTTCGTCGACAACCAGGCGCCCGAGGACCGGGTGACCCTCGAGGACGGCCCCTTCGCCGGCGGGACGACGCTGGCCGCCTCGCGGCTCCACATCGACCTCGATCGCTGGTACGACCAGGACACCGAGGAGCGAGCCGCGGAGATGTTCTGCCCGGCCCACGACCTCGAGGAGGTGGGCGAGACGGCCGAGCGGCTGGGCACCTCCAGCCGGATCACGCCGGAGGACGCCGACAGCGTCGCGGACCACGCCGAGGAGTACAGCCGGATCGGCCACTCCCAGAAGGTCGCCCGGGCCCGGGACGACGAGTTCGTCCCGAAGATCATCCGCCGCTCGGAGGGCGTCGCGACCGACGTGGCCGAGGGCGCCGGCTTCAACTTCACGTCGATACAGGCCGACGTCCGGGACTTCGTCGAGGTCCGCACGGCGATGCACCCCGAGGAGTACGACGTCGACCTCGACGCAGACGACCACGGCATCGTCGACTACCTCGAGACGAAGGCCCGGACCGCCCTGATCGTCCCGCCGCGCGACCGGGTCGCGCTCCCGGAGCCATGA